DNA sequence from the Xenopus tropicalis strain Nigerian chromosome 4, UCB_Xtro_10.0, whole genome shotgun sequence genome:
ttcataatcacAAAGTAAAGTAAAGGTAAGTAATAAGGAAAGACCTTTCAGCTCGTAAAATGCATCAAAATTATGTTTCTATGGATTTCACTCACACTGTAGAGGTACTGTAATATCATTAACAGGTTTTTATCTTCcctttattaataattatatttaaaggagaagtaaaggcattttggcattgtaTTGCCAATAGTTGCAATAgtgaaagctatatttattctgtagaaagctttagcatagctgagtaaacagccctagaagctacctctgtttgtttaagatagcagctgccattttaggttgtTCCCAGTAATTTACTGtgaaataaacccagcacaccaatcccaattaaaaaatatgtaaacatcCTTGTAGCAATCAATTTAGttgtagtattaaaaaaaatatagaattggAGCAGCAAATAACTTTTCACTCGAGATGTCACCAACTAATATTCAAGTTGGTCTGCCAGAAGCATCTAAGGGAAAATTCTTTCAGAATCTCTCCCAACTGGCGACAGGAGCCTACCCAACAGTTTAGGAATCGCTGGTTTACTACCAGTAATATGGTAAAGAAAATGGTTCACTATGTCTGTACTTTCTTAACCTAAGCACTCAGCATAAGTTATAGGGTCCTTATTATATTGGGAGCTTGGTTACTTTGGTAAATGCCCAGTAGCAAGCCACATATTTAACAAAAGACTTAATGTAAGAATGTCTCCAAGACCCTTGaccaatgttttaaaaaaatacagaaataaataaagaatataactAACTGTAATATGACCTTCTGCAACTGTCTAAGCCAATGGGACATGCAAACCAATATTGATGCCATGTATACTGGcatctgcaggaaaaaaaatccaagacaTAATTCTATATAAAAAGTGACTACCTTAAGCCCAAGCAGTcagatatttaaaaaacattcaaattcaagttGATACTGGCAACCTGCATTTGTGTATTTGTAATCGGACTTTGCAAAACTAACACTGCTTACAGATAACATCCAGCAAATTTTGTGATATCTTTTTATGCACCTTATAAATGTAGATTAGTTTAAGGACTGATTCTTGGGCTGaggaaaaacacaggccaaaaTCAGCCCCATCTGCTGGTATCCGTCTCCTACATCGCCTGCCCCCGGAACCATTGTGCTGGTCCAGGTGCATTACACAATAACCACAACTGTTGACTATATATGGCAACCATCAAAACTTAACAATAAATTTCATATTTCCACAATCTCATTTTGTTTGAGCAGTGTGTATAGTGCTATGGGGTAAATAATAGATTGATCCAAAAATATATACTCCTAAACAGGCTAGGGCATGCATTATGcaccttatattatattattgcagATTACTACATGAGAAACATTTTCACagtaaaaagtttattttttttttttttttttttaacattcaacATTATGGAAAAAATAGAGGTCAACagttaacaatatttttttttcctttgaagaaaatatacaaaaacttttttttttactctaatatGCTTCTCTGACTACTACATAAAGAAACACATATGCCTTACAAAATGTATGGGTTCTAAACAGCAAATTCAATCAGTAGGAGAACCACTGTATGTTAGTAATGTTTACTAATATGGGGTTAAAAGAAATGGTGCAACTTTTGCAAAGCTTTCAGTGGATTAGAATAAATGGGATGCCATTCAAAATATCTTCCCACGGTTGTGTATACAAAACTGGCACATTACAGCAAGGACCTTGAAGGTGGTAGTGTGGAGTAAACATCTTTTTCAGCATATTCCTTCAGCAAAACAAGATAGAGGGTGCTATGTAGCAGCAGGTAAAATATGTGCACAGgtgcctctaagggctctggcacatggggagattagtcgcccgcaacgaATCACcattgtcgcaggcaactaatctccccgaaatgccatcccaccggagagaatgtaaatcgccggtgggatggcatatgtggcgccacgatttccccaaaatcatggaagttgccttgagaggaaacttctgcgatttcagggaaatcgcggcgccatgtatgccatcccaccggcgatttacattttcaccaatgggatggcatttcggggatattTGTCACgggtgaataatctccccgtgtgccagagccctaagccatTGTACAACAACCCCTCTTCATTGTGTATCTTTGTACACTGATTGAATTCAAGGCATGATAGGAGGAAGCAACCCACTGCATTACCCTGTCAGTCTcatggaatgaaaaaaaaatattttcaccttataatatagtttttttaatgaaCTACCTGAAAGGCACCAATTAGAAAAGGTAATGCAGCCTTACTTTGGATTTTCAGCACAGGAGCAGTAAAGAAGCAAGCTGCAAAAGTGTGACATATAGAGAGGATAGTAGGTCTCTTTAAAATGATTGCCACATTTAATGAAACAGTACACTCCCTACAAATGATAACCCTATTTGGCCTAAATTTAGGAAGTTTATACAGGAACAACTAccctaaaaattattttgtagttGTTTGTAGTCATGGTGCACTTTTGCAGATAAGCTTATGGGTAACAGTGAGAGATACAACTATGCACATATAAGCATAAAAAGATACTTGTGATTTTGAATGTACCTTTGCGATGACAAGGATTTCTGTTTGTAAAATGAAACATGTCATTTTCCCCTTTTACTTTAACAGGACATCATAAGTGGCAGAGAAAAACTTGGTTTTAACCACATCCAGTTCTTCTGTTAACAGCATTATACGTGTAAATGATTTGGCAAAGCACATATGGAGTACAGAACCAGGTTAGCTGTATGCACACAAATATATCGCACTGACATTCTGCATACTTGTGTGCTTTACTGAAACTACATAGACAAGGGCTTAACAAATGACCTTATTATCATAGTCTGTGTTGTCATTATTGCCCTATTGCAAAACTCACCCACTATCATTTCTTTACATCAATAGCACAAGGTTTATCTAAACAAATGCATTCCATCTTTTTGCATATTGAAATATACTCTAGTTTGTCTAAACCCCAGAACAGAGTTGCTTAACAATCAGATAACAAAGTATCATTAGCTAATGTCATCCTAAGGCAGAAGCTTTTTATCATCTGTGGCTTCCATGTAGCACAAAAATTTAGCAAAGAAcaccaaatataaatatttttaaaaaatcatttaaaggtcACAAGAATAGTTCACCTTTGGCCTCAGTGTTGGGTATCTCTGCAGATGATATAATACTAGGCTTAATAACAAGAAGACGTTATTATTCAGTAAAAGGTTGGCTTAACTCTAAAGTTCCCACAAATCGGAGGAGCACACGATGCTCACATAAAAAGTGCTTATATATGCTAATTTCTTTTccattgcatattttttaaaaaaaatcacattgaaAAATTATcgaaatataagaataaaaagaaaaaatatgattttttaactGTGATAACCCTTTGGGTGCAAAGGAGAGTGCAATATAGCACCTCTGGCTTGTAAACAAAATCCAGCCCTGCTCTATGTTCTCAATACTGAGAAAAGATTAATGAAATAGATTGACACAAAAGTTATTTTTTCTGTTGTATTCTTGCAGCTTTGAACTTTGAAACTCGTTTTGTGCTTTCTTCAGGTACATCTGTTATCTGTTCCTCAGCCTTTTTCTCTTGGATTGTTGGCAAAGCTGGATGGGCAATGCTTGTGACTGGCACAGAGGAAAATAAAAGTTCTTTTTCTATTACAGTACCAGAAAAGgcctaaaaacaaagaaaaattgttattgttaatCTTCCCTCACATTTAACTAACCTGTAAATCAATACATAGTCCAGTCTCCATATTATTTCAGTAGTTTAAATCCTGTGCTCTCCATTCCTATGATAGTATAATGAACTTTTAAACAACCTATAGAGAAGGTTGTGAGAAGCCAATCAGAATTGTAACTTTCGAGAAAAATAAGCTCTAGTTCTTTTCAGGTTAATATAGCCACTGGATCCCACTGACAAGATTGGGATCCATTGGTACGGTTCAAAGGGTGCAGTGCAGCAAGTTCTCAAAAACTAGAAAAGTTGCCAGGGGACGTTAAAGGAGGAGTACACCTTTAAATGAATCATTAGTAACTTGTAGATTGGCACATTTTCAGCAACTTAGTCTATAAAAAGAGAATAAATAAGATGATTTGCCTTTTTAATTTGCCTCTTATTTTCTTCAAGACTATATCCTATTCTGCTACTGATCTCCAATTATTGTTTTCATACTGCTGCCTAGTTGCCAGGATAACTAGATTCAAAGTTATCAGATaggattagaaaaaaataaatctaaggtgaactacccctttaaaggatatTTCATTTTACCACTCTCATTCTATGTCTGAGGAGTCAGGACAGTTGGACCTGGCAGTGTAGCAAGATGCAGTATGGCAAAATTTTGTCAGGAACATATACTAGGAAAAACACATGGGTGAGGTCTCAAAGTAATTTTATGCAGTAAAGATATAGGCTTCTTATAATGGACTATAAAAACTAGCCGCAGTCAGTTTCAAATGCAATATGCTGCTTTGACCTATACTTTGTTTAGAAtggttgtagaatggccaatggCTAATCACTATAACGGCTATACTATACAAAACACCACAAAAATACAATGCAGAGCTGGATTATGGACTCTAATGACTGCTATGGAACCTTACCAGCCCTTGGTGCCCAATTTATAATAGGACAGAAGCACTATCGAGTATAGGTTTACAACTTGCTACTGCAGTACTGTGTGTGTGAGAAGCAAGGCAAAAATATATCTGCCTAAGAGAGAGGGTGGCAGTGTGTGGCTCCAAATCACTGCTCACTTCAAATTACATTTATTCTTAATCCCCATGTGATTTCAAGCTGCCTCTTCTTCAACAAATAAAACTTAATAGCAGAGGTAGATTTTTATCCAAATTTGTAATATACATTACCTCTAAAGGACCATTAACTGGAGACAGTTTCTTCTGGACACGGTCCTCTTCTTCATGAAAGCTGTCACTGTGGTCACTAAATGCATTCTCCTCAAAGCTAACATTTCTTAAGTAAGTCCTTCTTTCATCAAACTCTGGTGCACTGCTCTCACTAGTATCGCTGCAAACGCTGTTCTCTCTGCTACGAGACTTCATAATGGATTTTCGGGGGATATATTCACCATTTACAACATCAACAAACACTCTAAAAGGAAAAatttaaattcattaaaaaaaaaaaaaaaaaaagcacaaattggTTACAGGGCATTAGATTTTATTATATGGTATGTCACATTATTGACAAATAGCTATAAAGCACATCAGTAAATGTGATGTTAATAGTTTTGTAACATCTAAAATAGCCTGCAAGGTGTAATATGCGTTCTCATTGACAGCTGTTACAATACTGCTGTACTCCTATCATGCAATAAGAGCTGTAGATCAGCATCACTTATAGGGCTACTAGTTGTCCTAAATGATTATATGAAGGTGAAACATTTATAAAGTAACAATGTTTGACAGTATAGATAGAACTTGCCTCTGTCTGTTTAAATACACAGATTTATCCAATATTATACATTTGAATGTTAACAAATGCAAAAGGAAGATAATAAACTGGTGCACCTAGATCACCTACCTATATACATCTGCCGGTGTTTTTATAGTGGGCAGCTCTGGAACTGATTGGCCATTCCCATTactgttttttcttttccttttggcttcCTCTTTTCTTTCGCTAAATTTTAAAGTAGTGTTTTTTCCAGTGTTTATTCTTAcctagcaataaaaaaaacatataaatcacAAGGTCTCAAACCTTCCCTTGTACATATTCACAAAATAATGCTGATTGGACAAAAGTCGTGCCCGCGCGACGTGTGTGCGTGCTCCCGCTACGGATGCGCCAGTTACCTATTACCTGCAAGGGATGCGCCGGTTACGtattaccttttattattatgtCGAACAAGCAGTGGATCTGATGGAGCTTCGAGCTTCTAATTGCTGGGGCAAGTCACGGAGAGTAAAGCTAAGGGGGGAACATTAATAAAAGCAACGTCCTGAGAATGAATCCAAGTCAGAATCTCTGCAAAAGATCAAATGCGCCGGTGGGACAGGTAATCAGCTGAGTATATACTTTCTGTGAGAAACCTTTGCTTAGAGTCAGATAAATCTATCAGTCACCATTTGCATTTCTTACTTGCTTGCATCTCCACATTATCGCTAGTCAGCATAAATAGTAACAAATTTACAGCATACATTAGGTGGGCAAGCCACAAAGAGATTGGTGTTGGTGAAGGCCTCATTAAGCCACAGATGATATCCTCATCTGATAGATCTGCATGTGGTTCCCTTGTGACTAAATCGGGACCTAACACACAGGACTGCTCTCTGTGACCAGCTTTAATGTACCTGACAAGCAGACACAAAGCTGGAAGGATCCATCAGAGCAAGGGACATTACCCATCATGCAAAGGGAAGGGCACAGAGGaattaatctgcagctgccaacattatatatttatgtagaattcacatggggtcacgctgagtgtccttttattaaataatttgattattgaaacttagcagtagcggctgcatttcccaccctaggcttatactcgagtcaatacatttttacagttttcttaggtaaaattaggtacctcggcttatattcgggtcggcttatactcgagtatatacggtacatgttTGTTTTAAGGAGTAAAAGACCATCAGATAATAAGATCCaatgttcaagaataacattaaaTGCTGACTATATGTTAAAGAAAACACCAAAAGAGGCAATCTGTACAAAAGTtttgtaattcattcaagctttggtatcgtgactttccttggcccaggttggagctgcagagtgccatggagtcctatgggaggcttccaaaaacatgcactgaaggttcaaagtcaaaatttcataactttcggatagtaccacaatattttcgtatcgTAACGTTCATAACATTTCTGCATATCAAAAATGATCGTTATGTATACAAATTTTTACAAATCGTACAATAGaaattcgtacattgataaatgagcccctaagtgtgcaagtcagacttagggggagatttactaatccacgaacagtccgaaggcatccgaatgcatttttttcgtaatgatctgtatttttgcaactttattCGTCGCcgccacgaaaaaatcggattggtttttccgctgtttacaattgctcaatacaaaaaaatcgcgacggtgactaaatagttgtgcaaaatacgataaagtcacggcggcgatgaaaaagtcgcaacaaatacgataaagttgtgacggcgaaattttcgtttccaatccgaagtACATGCATATGATCCGTCTCAAAAATGTGTGTATGCGCGCAATGCATATTGAGCCCTTTAACCGGTGCAACTGGCTGAAACTTTGGGTACCATAAATACCTAAAGATTTTCACTTTGATGTTAAGGGGGCCTTTCCTGAAAGGAATTCTTAGTTTAGCTAGGAAAACtaaatattttttccagaaaaaataaGCTTTCTAAATCTGCTTGAAGTTTTCTGTGATTCCAATTTCTGAAACAAGATACAGAAATCTAAATATCTACTTTTGatagcatataaaaatatataatacattttttagctGAATTAAAATACAACTCCTTAGGAAAGCCCCATATCTAACATGCACACTAATACCACATGGATAGTATGGTATGCTACCATATTTTATCCAACCCGTTCTTGGACACAAAGATCAAACATACATTTACACAACAGGAATCTTTTGTTCAGCTGGATACCCAACATGCAAAGCATTAGAAAACTATGAGAAATGCAGATAccctaaataaaaatattgtaggCAAAATGTGTAAAGAGTAATGAATAaagtaatgaataaaaaaaaaaatttgaataatatctccaaaaaaattcataaaaccaagcaaaagcaataaaaaaaaaaaaaaataacctcaCAATTAGATTGCTGATCAAATCTATAGCAGTCTTACTGTACAATACACAATTTTTCGGATAAAAGTACTTATATAGTATgatcagcaaaaacaaaaaaaagccaattGCTAAGTTACATGAAAGAGATTTACCAAAATGGTATACTCAAAAAATGTCAAATTCTTTTCAAAACAAACTGAACAAATTCAAAGTTTTTTTCACCTTTAGCTTTGTAAAGCATTCCTCATGGTGAGAGCAGTAATATAAAAGAATTCTCTGCTAGTTGAGGTAGTGTTGGCATATTCAGAGATATATGTATACTTTTGTTCCTTATAATCAAGGAAACGGTATTGTAAAATTCAAGAGTCAAATATTTCCCATGAAGAATCTTATGTGTAAGCAACTCATTTAAGTACGGCCATATACCAAACATCATCACACAAAAAGAGTACCTGTTTATGAAACCTGTCCGTGCCATTTTCATGCATCTACATGAAATATGTTCCATCTGAGCTAGACTGATGTGTGTAAGAATCTGACAACAAATTACAGAGCTTGGTCCAAAATCTTGCAACTAATTGTAATGAAATGTACAATGTAAATTTAaagtgtgctccctcagagttcacatgaccagaaataatacagctctaactagtagtgtggaagcaaaagacagaactctatcCATtgactgatgtgacctagcatgtatgtgtgccttggcttgtttgtgtgcactgtgaatgctgtgatcccaggaggcggcccttaattttaaaatggcaattttctatttaggattagccaatagcacatactacaggtatcggaccccttatccggaaacccgttatccagaaagctccgaattactgaatgcccgtctcccatagactccattttaatcaaataattcagaattttaaaactgatttcctttttctatgtataaataaaacagaaccttgtaattgattccaactaagatataattaatccttattggatgcaaaacaatcctattgggtttaattaatgttttattgattttttagtagacgttaggtattgagatccaaattacggaaataccccttatccggaatacccttggtcccgagcattctggataatgggtcctatacctgtactaaagaagtacagtcatggccaaaattgttggcaccccagaaatttttccagaaaatcaagtatttctcacagaaaagtattgcagtacaAGTCTTGCTATACAAgtcttgctatacacatgttcattccctttgtgtgtattggaacagaacaaaaaagggaggaaaaaaagcaaattggacataatgtcacacaaaccTCCAAAAATGCGCttgacaaaattattggcaccctttcaaaattgtggattaatatgattgtttcaaacatgtgatgctcctttaaactcacctggtgcaagtaacaggtgtgggcaatataaaaatcacacctgaaagcagataaaaaggagagaagttcacttagtctttgcattgtgtgtctgtgtgtgccacactaagcatggacaacagaaagaggagaagagaactgtctgaggacttgagaaccaaaattgtggaaaaatatcaacaatctcaaggttacaagtccatctccagagatctagatttgcctttgtctacagtgcgcaacattatcaagaagtttgcaacccatggcacagtagctaatcttcctgggcgtggataGAAGAGAAAAATGGATAAAAGGTTGCAatgcaggatagtccggatggtggataagcagccccaaacaagttccaaagaaattcaagctgtcctgcaggctcagggagcaccAGTGTCAGCCCGAACTATccatcgacatttaaatgaaatgaaacgctatggcaggagacccaggtggaccccactgctgacacagagacataataaAGAAAGACAAccgtttgccaaaatgtacttgagtaagccccaatccttctgggaaaacatcttgtggacagatgaaaccaagattttggtaaagcacatcattctactgtttacgaaaacggaatgaggcctacaaagaaaagaacacagtacctacagtgaaatatggtggaggttcaatgatgttttggggttgttttgctgcctctggcactgggtgccttgaatgtgtgcaaggcatcatgaaatctgaggattaccaaaggattttgggtcgcactgtagagcccagtgtcagaatgCTGGGTTTGCGTCTGAGATCTTGGGTttttcagcaggacaatgacccaaacatacgtcaaaaagcacacagaaatggatggcaacaacagcgctggagagttctgaagggGCCAGCAATGAGTctagatctaaatcccattgaacatctgtggagagatcttaaaattgctgttgggaaaaggcgcccttccaataagagagacctggagcagtttgcagcaagagtggtccaaaattcccggtgagaggtataagaagcttattgatggttataggaagtgactgatttcagttattttttccaaagggtgtgcaaccaaatattaagttaagggtgccaataattttgtctggcccgtttttggagttttgtgtgacattatgtccaaatTGCTGTTTTtactcccttttttgttctgttccaatacacacaaagggaataaacatgtgtatagcaaaacatgtgtatagcaaaacatgtgtatagcaaaacatgtgttacttactcttctgtgagaaatacttgattttctgtaaaaatttctggggtgccaacaattttggccatgacagtatatttttatgaaaatggcttatttagatgaagcaggttttacatgtgagcttgttcatgcaatatatttttatagagccctacattgtttgggagtatagttttcctttcaaatGCATAACTACCCTACCGCATTATACCTTACAGTTATACTTATACTTACTCTTTTTGGTTCAACTGTgtgcagaaaatgtatggttGCCACAGAGTTTTTAATGAAGCCGGAGTCATCTTCACCATCACTCTGGTGTGAAACTGAAACACTGATACCACTGGTGTTCACTGCCGACTCTGATTTTGTATTTAGATAATTTCCCTGAGTTGGAGATTCTCTCACTTCTTGGGACACATTAAGATCAGTTTTTCGATTCTCTTTGTCTTCTTCAGAAAATCCTAGATCTATTCCATTTTGTATCTCATCAATACTGCAATAAATAAGAGCATAcagaacatataaaaatatatatacctgtagggatccccaaaattgGCCCCCAGGAGGATTcccgtttagacaggcactagagggtggcctcatgggatttggacacctaaaggtggtcctagttgtttttgtgtgaaaaagggagtttccctgtagttCAGGCAGTGGCCACTGGGTGTGTTAGAATATAAAAAGGGAAGATTTTCTGGTTCAGCAGGTTTTCTGCCTGGGACCTCCTTTGGTAGAGGGGTGAATAACAGGCCTGTGTTTAGAAAGCAGTGTGGGAAGTGAgagatcactctaggagtgataGATGGGTTATTTAGTAAGGGCCGACATCTCCCCGACAGGAGCCAGTgcgattaagatcccccagcactacATCGCTGGAGTCAGGGGGTAGGGTATAGTTGTCAGTATGAGGGGATTcctaatccagtgggtgctcaggcatgagtaccggggtgaggtctcaaaaggggtgtccgcttggcgggagtaccggggagagccctacaGAGGGTCTTCCGGCgcgagtaccggagggaaccccaaaaaAAGGATCACCTGGTGGGAGTACCATGGGTAGCCCCAGGGAAAGAGGTTTTCCAAAGAGAAGTGTGTACCCTGACTGCAAGTGTGCTTCTGGATAACCTGGCTGTCTGTTCTGtctacaataaataagttctacTGGTTAAGCATCATaccagtgtcctggtctcttcatACAAGGAGGATCATCGCTGCTTGGTAAGCGGCTAccccaaagggaaggggcaaggtaACGGgagtagcagcactgtcacaaaagtgggctacatacctttgtgtcttgagaaaggtcccttacttactatattatatatttatatatatatatatatatatatatatatatatatgcgcttTTTCCACTTCCTTGGTGATCTGGCTTTCATTATGTTGGCATAATAAAGCTTTATACAAGCTTTTTGAATACTGTTCAGTAATATACTTTAGTTTGGCACCAAAGGTGATATCTTAATCAAcctataaattatattaaatggcTCACACATACAAATGGGAAAAAACAAATACAGCTTACTTATTAAGCTCTCCACGTAACTCTTCTTCCCGTTCAAGCTCTTCCAATCTTGCCCACAGTTCCTCATTGTCTAAAAACGTGGTTTTAGGTTTTGTTCCCATTTCATGTTCTGCAACCTCCTCTTCAAAACAGTCAGGTACCTTTGGTTTTGAATGAGGCTTGTGTGCAATGCGGTGGCTTCCTGTTAAGAAACTCCTAATGTTACTAAATCAAAAGTTTCATCcacaaattgaaaaaaatctgaaatgccTCATTCTGAGATTTAGAGTATAATTTTAAAAACATCCTACTTAAAGCTTGGTGTCCATTTATGCAGTTGATTACTGGTCATATTTTCCACCAAACAACATACCTGGAGCAAAAcatgacattaaaggagaaggaaaggctaagtcactgggggtaccaaaatgtctGACTTCCCCCTCTTCCTTACTTCAAAGGGAGCGCTCACTCTCCAGTCTTGTTCCCTCTGAACTCCCCTCTGCCCTGATCAGGTCTTGCTCCCTCTGCCACTCCCACCTTTCATCACCGGTCTCCCTCCCTCTGTTCCTCCTACCCTCTGTTCCTCTCAAGTCTTGCTCT
Encoded proteins:
- the uri1 gene encoding unconventional prefoldin RPB5 interactor 1, yielding MEEIREGTKLLSSSDVARLQEEHGKVVSSCKEKIQHWSKVESDYEALQERLGTLPDKLSYEIMVPFGPLAFMPGKLVKTNEVTVLLGDSWFAKCSAKQAVGLIAHRKKHVRKTIEDLQAVAKNFESKAVFTKDLQSMSDEHGDLFDIQEEANKDTAFTKGSHRIAHKPHSKPKVPDCFEEEVAEHEMGTKPKTTFLDNEELWARLEELEREEELRGELNNIDEIQNGIDLGFSEEDKENRKTDLNVSQEVRESPTQGNYLNTKSESAVNTSGISVSVSHQSDGEDDSGFIKNSVATIHFLHTVEPKRVRINTGKNTTLKFSERKEEAKRKRKNSNGNGQSVPELPTIKTPADVYRVFVDVVNGEYIPRKSIMKSRSRENSVCSDTSESSAPEFDERRTYLRNVSFEENAFSDHSDSFHEEEDRVQKKLSPVNGPLEAFSGTVIEKELLFSSVPVTSIAHPALPTIQEKKAEEQITDVPEESTKRVSKFKAARIQQKK